The following are encoded in a window of Eleutherodactylus coqui strain aEleCoq1 chromosome 12, aEleCoq1.hap1, whole genome shotgun sequence genomic DNA:
- the LOC136586863 gene encoding zinc finger protein 850-like codes for MDRALVTFEDVAIYFTRGEWERLNEEQKSLYKEVMNDNYQMILSLNRPDIILNIDLGYEPYVHSHSDSDGAGSWQENNRKNGSSSQPSCPEVISSRCEPQVKRQRRYPRVNPFRWIKKDKKKKKRFSHSSHRISRRAEDKRTLSGDYAVKTFPKSRHHDSSTCISQDSTNNIQDDPPLHDEPIRGSKNLNSEEDSDDETAAECSHHLGEAVGTCEKQEDVLERSSLTRDKTFTAGMKNCEKPTKDLGLSPNLDSSHTEDDIDLALNGEISDSKDIPVSEISGSLIKANSEGPRKMGTPKTETQKEERRSSTTKKKESYHKKDRHVKFNEVVTMILIEQKSEEQSSKSLEGGVKLQSTRLPIFNSVNEEGSKKKAEKRTTRHDIEEGRASQVQSVLHRNVEGTKQRRKRSIVSSSQAEEVESCHSDPTKCSKKRIVKVMGTSLRAPELEALSPSKKNIKERHELHNVEMNDSKNFKETYHSNMKSEDGQVDTGSGPQPNPILNNNHQKSIKSYSCYSCGKVTHWSKLSIHQKESIEKSIAIMCRMCALQTSSTSATAPAQTICPLSFTTHPRSSDISQPINLSKKILACSSAQPNTERILSTEKKQTQHKDGRKETTTENPGSLDAANDQKMGTNTDHYKKALQTSQDSNESKVCSKCRNIGASLDPKMKTFTASPANKTSTADTLPPGLDSSCNRIGIKDKKVASKSVEQPKKTGDCRDYVVCAKCGECFGTKQKNDPSSHGQQKKLTKSTSLLQKTQEQVLKTCPSYINNIRNPSCIVDHESPKSDKDSTKCGKSLASHVTANPENSDESSEKNGVLHLKKKRKQLLEEMEPFQCKQCGSIFTCHLTLLQHRIVHIGERPYSCKECGQCFQDSEYLKSHMKLHTKEKLKSFTGSSVNNTSTADTSSSGQDSNCSRIGMKDKKVAFKSSVQLPRQTQDNKEHEGCAKYREYSMTEPRNDPSSSDQQQKPTKSSPSMLQKRQDHSRISLKTHSTYIKNIKNPRRVKEPEDPKSDKKCAKCGKSLAKHVNLENPSEGACILRLTKKRKRPLEGMEPFQCKKCEKTFTRHFSLMQHRTVHTGERPFSCKECGKSFRDGGYLKVHMRLHTKEKPYTCPECGKLFGQHSALAVHLRTHTDERPFQCNVCGKSFGDRSTFRHHQMIHTGEKPFTCSFCGKKFTQQAHVKRHEKMHTGERPFGCTMCEKRFIDRTKLRKHELTHNREKV; via the exons ATGGACCGG GCTCTAGTAACATTTGAGGATGTTGCTATCTATTTCACGAGAGGAGAATGGGAGAGATTGAATGAAGAGCAGAAGAGTCTGTACAAGGAAGTGATGAATGACAACTACCAGATGATTCTGTCCCTCA ATCGGCCTGACATCATACTGAATATTGATTTAGGATATGAGCCGTACGTCCATAGCCACAGTGACAGCGATGGTGCAG GTTCTTGGCAAGAGAACAATAGGAAGAATGGATCTTCATCCCAGCCATCCTGCCCTGAGGTTATAAGCAGTAGATGTGAGCCACAAGTGAAGAGGCAGAGGCGTTATCCCCGAGTGAACCCTTTCAGGTGGATAAAGAAggacaagaaaaagaaaaagcgcTTTAGTCACTCTTCTCACCGGATATCAAGGAGAGCCGAGGACAAGAGGACACTTAGTGGAGATTATGCAGTCAAAACCTTCCCGAAAAGTCGACACCATGACTCCTCCACCTGCATCTCCCAAGACTCGACAAATAATATTCAAGATGATCCACCACTGCATGATGAACCTATACGGGGGAGTAAAAATCTTAATTCTGAGGAGGATTCAGATGATGAGACAGCGGCGGAATGTTCTCATCATCTAGGTGAAGCTGTAGGCACATGTGAGAAACAAGAGGATGTGTTAGAAAGAAGTAGTTTGACAAGAGATAAGACGTTCACAGCAggcatgaaaaactgtgaaaaaccTACAAAAGATTTGGGGTTATCACCCAACTTGGATTCTTCACATACAGAAGATGACATAGACCTGGCACTTAATGGTGAAATTTCTGATTCAAAAGACATTCCTGTATCTGAAATCTCAGGTAGTTTGATAAAAGCTAACAGTGAGGGCCCTAGAAAGATGGGAACTCCAAAAACTGAAActcaaaaggaagaaagaagatcttctACCACAAAGAAGAAAGAATCCTATCACAAGAAGGACAGACATGTAAAGTTTAACGAGGTCGTCACCATGATTCTCATTGAGCAAAAGTCTGAAGAGCAATCCAGTAAAAGTCTAGAGGGTGGCgtgaagctgcagagcacacgtCTTCCCATATTCAACAGTGTAAACGAGGAAGGCAGCAAGAAGAAAGCAGAGAAACGCACTACTAGACATGACATAGAAGAAGGCAGAGCATCTCAAGTTCAAAGCGTTCTCCATAGAAACGTAGAAGGAActaagcaaagaagaaaaagatcgaTTGTCTCAAGCAGTCAGGCTGAAGAGGTGGAAAGCTGCCATTCAGACCCAACAAAATGCAGTAAGAAGAGAATTGTGAAAGTAATGGGAACATCCCTGCGAGCCCCAGAGCTGGAAGCTTTGTCTCCTAGCAAGAAGAACATAAAAGAAAGACATGAGCTGCACAATGTGGAGATGAATGACTCCAAGAACTTTAAAGAAACCTATCATTCCAACATGAAGAGTGAAGACGGGCAGGTGGATACAGGCTCAGGACCACAACCAAACCCCATCCTTAACAACAACCATCAGAAGTCCATTAAATCTTATTCCTGTTACAGTTGTGGTAAAGTCACTCACTGGTCGAAGCTTAGCATTCATCAGAAGGAAAGCATAGAGAAGTCAATTGCTATTATGTGCAGAATGTGTGCTCTTCAAACAAGTAGCACCTCAGCCACTGCTCCGGCCCAGACAATCTGTCCGCTGTCCTTCACAACCCATCCTAGATCTAGTGATATATCCCAACCAATTAATCTCAGTAAGAAGATCTTGGCTTGTTCCTCTGCTCAACCAAAtacagagagaatcttatcaacTGAGAAGAAGCAAACACAACATAAAGATGGGAGGAAGGAGACAACCACAGAAAACCCAGGAAGTCTCGACGCTGCCAATGATCAAAAAATGGGAACCAACACTGATCACTACAAGAAAGCTCTGCAAACATCTCAAGACAGCAATGAATCCAAAGTATGCAGCAAATGTCGAAATATTGGAGCCTCACTGGATCctaaaatgaagactttcacagcATCCCCAGCCAACAAAACCTCCACTGCCGATACTTTGCCTCCAGGTTTGGATTCCAGTTGCAACAGAATTGGCATAAAGGATAAGAAAGTGGCTTCTAAATCTGTTGAACAACCCAAAAAGACTGGAGATTGCAGAGATTATGTGGTCTGTGCAAAGTGTGGAGAATGTTTTGGAACAAAGCAAAAGAATGATCCTTCAAGCCACGGGCAACAAAAGAAACTGACAAAAAGCACCAGCCTGCTCCAGAAGACGCAGGAACAAGTTTTAAAGACTTGCCCTAGTTATATAAACAACATTAGGAACCCCAGCTGTATCGTGGACCATGAGAGTCCCAAATCTGATAAAGACAGCACTAAATGTGGCAAGAGCCTGGCATCACATGTGACAGCGAACCCAGAGAATTCTGATGAGAGTAGTGAGAAGAATGGTGTTCTACATCTAAAGAAGAAGCGCAAGCAACTGCTGGAAGAGATGGAGCCCTTCCAATGTAAACAGTGTGGAAGCATCTTCACCTGTCATTTAACTCTGCTGCAGCACCGCATAGTACACATCGGAGAGCGCCCCTACTCCTGCAAAGAATGCGGTCAATGCTTCCAAGACTCTGAATACCTTAAAAGTCACATGAAATTGCACACTAAGGAGAAGCTGAAGAGTTTCACAGGGTCCTCAGTAAACAACACTTCCACTGCTGATACTTCATCTTCAGGTCAGGATTCCAATTGTAGCAGAATTGGCATGAAGGATAAGAAAGTGGCCTTCAAGTCTTCTGTTCAGCTCCCTAGACAAACACAAGACAACAAAGAACATGAGGGTTGTGCAAAGTATAGAGAATATTCAATGACTGAGCCTAGGAATGATCCATCAAGTTCTGATCAGCAACAGAAACCAACCAAGAGCAGCCCCAGCATGCTCCAGAAGAGGCAGGACCATTCTCGCATTTCTCTGAAGACCCACTCTACCTATATAAAGAATATAAAAAACCCTAGACGTGTCAAAGAGCCTGAGGATCCCAAATCTGATAAAAAGTGCGCTAAGTGTGGCAAGAGTCTAGCAAAGCATGTGAACCTTGAGAATCCTAGTGAGGGGGCTTGCATTCTACGTCTGACGAAGAAGCGTAAGCGACCGCTAGAGGGGATGGAACCCTTCCAGtgtaaaaagtgtgaaaaaacctTCACCCGTCATTTCTCTCTAATGCAGCACCGCACCGTACACACTGGAGAACGCCCCTTCTCCTGCAAAGAATGTGGGAAGTCCTTCAGAGACGGCGGATACCTTAAAGTTCACATGAGGTTGCATACTAAGGAGAAACCTTACACTTGTCCAGAGTGTGGTAAGCTTTTTGGCCAACATTCTGCACTGGCGGTGCACCTGAGGACACATACAGATGAGAGACCATTCCAGTGCAATGTGTGCGGGAAGAGCTTTGGTGATCGATCCACCTTTCGGCATCACCAGAtgattcacactggtgagaaaccaTTCACGTGTTCATTTTGTGGAAAGAAGTTCACCCAGCAAGCACACGTGAAGCGCCATGAGAAGATGCACACTGGTGAGAGGCCATTTGGGTGCACAATGTGTGAGAAAAGGTTTATTGACCGCACAAAGTTGAGAAAACATGAGCTTACCCACAATCGAGAGAAGGTCTAA